In Natronococcus sp. AD-5, the genomic window GAGGTCGTGCCACCGGTCCCAGACCGGCCGATCGGCCAGCGCGTCCAGGTGATCGCTTCCGGCGCTCGTGTGGAGGTAGAGCACGCCCGCGCCGATCTTCAGCCGCCGCGGGAGCGACTCGTTGATCCGCTCCTCGACGGCGTCGAATCTGGTCCGCACTGACATACTGTCGTACTTTCAAATGTAACTTACATAACTGTTGTCGTAATCGCGAATCGCGGCTCGAGCCCCGAACCGTCGCCACCGCTTCAACTGGAAGAGTCTCCGGCACTCGAGCGCGCCTCCCTCGATGCCGCCAGCGTAGCGACGTAGTGGGCGCCGTCCGGATCGTCGTGGCGCACGTCCGTCACCGCCCACGGCGTGCCGATGGTCGCCTCCTCGAGCCGAGCCGGCGAGCACAGGAGGAACTGAAGCGTCGGCCCGACGACCCGCTCTCCGTCCCGCTCGTACTCGAAGTGAAAACACCGGCGGGCGACGCCGGTCCGCGGATCGAACCGGTAGCCGAGGAAGTCGTCCCCGAGTCGACGGGGGTCGTAGTTGTCGACGACGGCGACGCCGTCCCCGCCCGTCACGCGAGCGAACTCCGCGAGGAGCTCGCTGATACCGGCGAGCGAGCCGGCGAGTCCGAGCTGGGTGCCGATGCAGTGGAGCGATCGAAACCGATCGCGGTCGAACGGAAGGTCGAACATGTCGTCGCGGCGGACGTCCTCGCCGCCTCGCGATCGGGCCGCCTCGACGGCGCCGGGGCTGACGTCGACGCCGACGACGTCGACGCCGTGATCCTGCAACCAGCAGACGTGCTGGCCCGCCCCGCAGCCCACGTCGAGGACCGGTCCCTCGAGACTCCGCAGGCGCTCGATCGTGTGCTCGCCCCACTCCGATCGCGGGCGGAAGTAGTGCTCGCGAACGCGCCCGCCGCCCGTTCGATCGCCGTCCCGATACGACAGCGTTCCCGGTTCGCCGCGCTGGTAGTCGCGCATCGCCCGCCCCAGGGGATCCGGTCGTTCGGACTGGCTGACTGCCATGCCCGAGTCGACGGGGAGACGAGTAATAAAAGAACAATGATATGTGGTTGCGTGTAACGTATCGCGCGGCACGCACTCCGTCAAGGATTTACGCGGATGCGCCAAACTCTCGCACATGAAGGTCGAATTCGACGAGGACACCTGCATCGGGATGTACCAGTGCGTCGCCGAGTGGGACGCCTTCGAGGAGGACAAGTCGAAGGGGAAGGCGATCCTCGAGGACAGCGAGGAGGTCGAGGACGGCATCTTCGTCCGCGAGGTCCCCGAGGATGCGGAACTCGACGCGAAGTTCGCCGCCCGGACCTGCCCGGTCGACGCGATCACGATCTACGACGCCGACGGCGAGCAGCTGATTCCGTAAGTCTCGGTCGACGCGCTTCCGCTCGCTCTATACGCGATCTCTCTCGTGAACCGCGACGGCAGCTCGGGACCGCCCTCGAGCGGTACGCGGCGAAAAAGGCGAATCCTCGCTCCGATTACGCGATCTTGTCGTACTGGTCCGAGAGCTTCTCGGCGGCCTCGCCGAGCTGGTTGCGCTCGAACTCGGTTAAGTCCCACTCGACGATCTCCTCGACGCCGTTGGCGCCGAGTTTGACGGGAACGCCGAAGGCGGTGTCCTCGTGACCGTACTCGCCCTCGAGCTTGACGCTCGCGGGGAGCACTTCGCCCGTGTCGCGGAGGATGGCTTCGACCATGTGGCCGACGCCGGTCGCCGGGCCCCACTCCGTGGCGCCTTTCTTCTCGATGACGTTCATCGCCGAGGTCTGGAGTTCGGAGAGGAGTTCGTCCTTCTCGTCGTCGTCGAACTCGAGGTCCCGGCCGTTGACGCGGACCTTCGAGAAGACGGGAACCTGCGCGTCGCCGTGCTCGCCGAGGATCGTCGCCTCGACGTTCCGAACGGGCGCGTCGAAGCGCTGGGAGATGACGTAGCGGAACCGGGCGGAGTCGAGCCGGCCGCCGAAGCCGATCACTTTCTCTCGCGCGCGGTCGCCCGCTTCGTAGAGGTGGCGGTTCAGCAGGTCGACCGGGTTCGAGGTCGTGACGGTGACGAAGTCGTCGTTGTGTTCGGCGATCGAGGAGCCGATGTCCTCCATGATCGGCGCGTTGTCGCCCGCGAGGTCGATCCGGGTCTGGCCCGGCTGACGCGGAATCCCGGCGGTGATGACGACGACGTCCGAGCCGGCGGTGTCCTCGTAGCCGCCCTGCCGGATCGTCGTGTTCGAATCGTAGGCTGCGCCGTGGTTCGCGTCGGCAGCCTGCCCGATCGTGTCGTCTTCCTTGTCCGGAATGTCGACGAAGACGAGTTTGTCCGCAACGTCCCGAAGCGCGATGTTGTAGCCTGCGGCGGCCCCGACCGTTCCGGCCGCGCCGACCACGCTAACTTTCGTCATACCACGTAAACCTGAACCTGCCCTCGCGTTAAATCCGTCGGATTCCCCACGATCGCCTGAGAATGACGATAGATGATACGTCGATCGTCGAACGTTTTCGATCCTCACCGATCGAATCCGTCTTTGCGCTCGGCGTCGCGCGCTCGAGTATGCGCGTCAGCGTCATCGGCGGCGGTGCGATCACGAGCGAGACGGAATCGCAGGCCGAGGAGATCGGTCGGGAACTCGGTCGACGGGGACACGCGGTCGTCTGCGGCGGCCGCGGCGGGACGATGGAAGCGGTCTGCCGCGGGGCGAAATCCGAAGGCGGAACGACGATCGGCATCCTCCCGACCGAGCGACCGGCGGACGCCAACGAGTACGTCGACGTGCCGATCGCGACCGGGCTCGGCCACGCCAGGAACGCGCTCGTCCCGCTGAACGGGGATGCGGTCATCGCGCTGGCCGGCGGCCACGGCACGCTCACGGAGATCGGGTTCGCCGGGATCTACGACCGACCCATCGTCGGCCTCGAAACCCGCGACGTTCCCGGCGTCGAAACCGTCGAGACGCCCGAGGCGGCCGTCGACGCCGTCGAGGGCGCGCTCGAGGGAGGACGCCGATGACTCGCGAGACTGATCCGTACGCGATCCGCGAGGAACTACCGGACCCCGAGACGTTCGCCGCGCTGCGCGAAGCCGCCGACATGCCGTCGCGCTCGCTCGAGGGGATCGAACGCGGACTGCCGAACTCGTGCTACGGCGTGATCGCGGTCCACGAACCGTCCGGCGAGGTCGTCGGCATGGGTCGGATCGTCGGCGACGGCGGCACCGTCTACCAGATCTCCGATATGGCGGTTCACCTGGACCACCAGCGACGGGGGATCGGGACGCGGATCATGGAACTCCTCGAGGCGTATCTCGAGGAAACGGCCCCGCCGCGGGCGTACGTCACCCTCGTGGCGGACGTCGACGGCTTCTACGAACGGTTCGGCTTCGAGGAGACGCGGCCGGCCTCGAAGGGGATGTACCGCCGCACCGAGTGACCGCGTTTCGGGGGGAGGGCCGTGACTTACGCAAGCGCCGACTCTCGAACCCGTCCGCTCTCCGCAGCTTTTTCGACTTTCCGGTGCATTGAGACCGACATGAGCGACTTCGACAAGGAAGCCGAGCGCGAGAAGCTTCGTGAGAAGTACGAGCGCGACAAGGCCGAACGGGAGGCCACCCAGCGGATGAGCGACCTCCTGCTCAAGGGAGCCACGATGACCAACAAGCACTGTGGCACTTGCGGCGATCCCCTCTTCCAGCAGGACGGAACGACGTTCTGTCCCAGCTGTCACGGGAACCCCGACGCGGTCCAGGGATCGGAACTCGAGGCTCGGTCGGCCGAGGAGTCGGCAACCGACGGGTCGACCGCACGATCGGCGACCGAGCCCGACGATTCCGACCGTCCGCAGCCCGGAACGGCCGACGACGACTCGACTACCGTCGAAGACGCTTCGGACGCGGATCCGGAGGCGCCCCCGGAGCGGACGGGACAGACCGTCGAGACGGACCCGGCCGGCGACCCGGGCGATCAGCCACCCTCGCCGCCCTCCCGATCGACCCCGGAGCGCGACGTTCGGACGCAGTCGTCCGAGACCGAGCCGTCTCGACGGAGCGAGACGAACCGAGCGCAGTCCGACGAACACCACGCCGAGTCGGGTCGGACGCCTCCTGCGAACGCGTCGCCGTCGAGTGCATCACCGTCGGGCGGTCTCGAGGCCGCCCACGGTTCGCTGGTCGTCGCACTCGAGAAGTTCGCGCGCGAAGCCGCCGAGACGGACGATCCGCGGTACGCGAAGGAGTGTCTGGAAGCCGCTCGCGAGGCCGGCGAGACGCTCGACGTGCTTCGGTAGTACCCTCACACCACTAGTCGAGAAACCGCTCCCGGACGTTTCCGGTCGGCATCATACACTGGTCTTTCTCGCCGAACAGCCGATATCGGTTGGCGGCGACCAGGTCGTACCCCCAGTCGCGCAGTCGTCGCGGAAGGAATCGTAGCGGGCGAGCGAGCGCGTAGATCCCGCCGAGGATGACGGCGATCCTGATGACGGCAGAGGACTTGACGTACGCGTCCTCACCCTCGATCAGGACGATCGAGTCCAGTTCGTCGTCCGCGAGGCCGTGCTCGGCGAGCAGTCGCCGGCCGACGTCGGACTGGAGCGACGCGAAGTGAAAGACGCCGTCCGCGTCTCGCGGGACGACGAACTGGACGAACCCCGCACAGAGGTTACAAACGCCATCGAAGAGCACGATCGGTTCCTCGTCGGGGATCTCCTCGCTCATCGGATAGGTGATAGTTCGCGACGACTGAAGTTCAGGGTTCCGGTCGCCGTCCCGAGGGCGCCACTCGTTTCGCTGCTCTCCGGTGTGCGGTCTCCGTCGGACCTACTCCTCGTACTCGCTGCCGACGACCTCGCGGATCCGCTCGGCCGTCACCCGACCGACCCCTTCCGCCTCCATCAACTCCGCTTCGGTCGCGATCATCACGGCCTCGACGGTGCCGAACTCGCCGAGCAGCGACCGCGCCGTCACGGGGCCGATCTCGGCGATCGACGAGACGACGTACTCCTGCTGTTCGGCCAGCGTCTTCGACTGTTTCTCCCCGTGAACCGACACCTCGCGGTCGCCGCCCTCCTGTTCGCGGCCGGCGATCACCGCGAGCAGGTCGGTCGTGTCGGCCTCGCCCTCGGTCCGGAGGACGCTGGCGCCGAAGTCGACCGCGAGACTCGAGAGCGCGCCCCGAACCGCGTTCGGGTGGACGTCGCGCTGCTCGTACAACCCGTCGCCCTCGACGATCACGATCGGGCGCGCGTAGTGACGGCCCATCGCACCGACCTGCTCGAAGACCGACCGGTCGGCGCCGACCAGCGAGTCGACGAAGTCGGCGACGGACTTTCGCTCGACGACGACCCGATCCGACAGGACGTAGTCGCCGACGTCGAGCGTCTCGAGGCGCACCTCGTACCCCTCGCGTCTCGAGAGTTCCCGCGCGATGTTGGCGTCCATCTCGCGCTGGTCGGCGACGACCTCGACGGAATCGCCCTCGGCGTGCGGTTCGTGGGTTTCGACGTCCTCCTCGGCCGCCGTCTCACCGCCGGTACTCGATTCCGAGTTCTCTTCACCGAATTCTTGCAGCCCCGGCTGGTCTGAAACCCCCTTATTTCCGCTGGAGATCACGCCGCCCGATTGCGATTTTCCGTTCTCACCGTCCACTTTCGCTCCGGTGTCGAACGCTGCGAGCGACTGCTGGGCGGCGTCGAGTTCGGCCTCGAGGTCGCTGGCCATTCCCTTCAGTTCGCGCAGTTCCGACTCCATCTCCTTCTCGCGGCGCTGGGAGATCCAGAAGTACGCCTCGTCGCGGGTATCCTCGGCCATCAGGACGACGACCCGACCCTCGGACTGGCGGCCCGTTCGGCCCTTGCGCTGGATCGACCGGATCGCCGTCGGAACGGGTTCGTAGAAGAGCACGAGGTCGACCTCCGGCACGTCCAGCCCTTCCTCGGCGACCGACGTCGAGACCAGCACCTCGAACTCGCCGGCGCGGAAGTCGTCGAGCACCTCCTGCTGCTGGGTCTGGGTCATCCCGTCGGAGCCCTCGCGGTCGCCCTGCCCGACGAACCGTTTGGCGTCGAAGCTCTCCGAGAGGAAGTCGGTCAGCGCCTCCGCCGTGTCGCGCGATTCCGTGAAAACGATCACCCGCTCGCCGCCCTCGAGGCCCAGCGTCTCCGCGAGGAGCATCCGGGTCTTGCGGTACTTGGGGTGGATCTCGTC contains:
- a CDS encoding class I SAM-dependent methyltransferase; its protein translation is MAVSQSERPDPLGRAMRDYQRGEPGTLSYRDGDRTGGGRVREHYFRPRSEWGEHTIERLRSLEGPVLDVGCGAGQHVCWLQDHGVDVVGVDVSPGAVEAARSRGGEDVRRDDMFDLPFDRDRFRSLHCIGTQLGLAGSLAGISELLAEFARVTGGDGVAVVDNYDPRRLGDDFLGYRFDPRTGVARRCFHFEYERDGERVVGPTLQFLLCSPARLEEATIGTPWAVTDVRHDDPDGAHYVATLAASREARSSAGDSSS
- a CDS encoding ferredoxin, which translates into the protein MKVEFDEDTCIGMYQCVAEWDAFEEDKSKGKAILEDSEEVEDGIFVREVPEDAELDAKFAARTCPVDAITIYDADGEQLIP
- the mdh gene encoding malate dehydrogenase; this translates as MTKVSVVGAAGTVGAAAGYNIALRDVADKLVFVDIPDKEDDTIGQAADANHGAAYDSNTTIRQGGYEDTAGSDVVVITAGIPRQPGQTRIDLAGDNAPIMEDIGSSIAEHNDDFVTVTTSNPVDLLNRHLYEAGDRAREKVIGFGGRLDSARFRYVISQRFDAPVRNVEATILGEHGDAQVPVFSKVRVNGRDLEFDDDEKDELLSELQTSAMNVIEKKGATEWGPATGVGHMVEAILRDTGEVLPASVKLEGEYGHEDTAFGVPVKLGANGVEEIVEWDLTEFERNQLGEAAEKLSDQYDKIA
- a CDS encoding TIGR00725 family protein — its product is MRVSVIGGGAITSETESQAEEIGRELGRRGHAVVCGGRGGTMEAVCRGAKSEGGTTIGILPTERPADANEYVDVPIATGLGHARNALVPLNGDAVIALAGGHGTLTEIGFAGIYDRPIVGLETRDVPGVETVETPEAAVDAVEGALEGGRR
- a CDS encoding GNAT family N-acetyltransferase; protein product: MTRETDPYAIREELPDPETFAALREAADMPSRSLEGIERGLPNSCYGVIAVHEPSGEVVGMGRIVGDGGTVYQISDMAVHLDHQRRGIGTRIMELLEAYLEETAPPRAYVTLVADVDGFYERFGFEETRPASKGMYRRTE
- a CDS encoding Sjogren's syndrome/scleroderma autoantigen 1 family protein, which translates into the protein MSDFDKEAEREKLREKYERDKAEREATQRMSDLLLKGATMTNKHCGTCGDPLFQQDGTTFCPSCHGNPDAVQGSELEARSAEESATDGSTARSATEPDDSDRPQPGTADDDSTTVEDASDADPEAPPERTGQTVETDPAGDPGDQPPSPPSRSTPERDVRTQSSETEPSRRSETNRAQSDEHHAESGRTPPANASPSSASPSGGLEAAHGSLVVALEKFAREAAETDDPRYAKECLEAAREAGETLDVLR
- a CDS encoding thiol-disulfide oxidoreductase DCC family protein, which translates into the protein MSEEIPDEEPIVLFDGVCNLCAGFVQFVVPRDADGVFHFASLQSDVGRRLLAEHGLADDELDSIVLIEGEDAYVKSSAVIRIAVILGGIYALARPLRFLPRRLRDWGYDLVAANRYRLFGEKDQCMMPTGNVRERFLD
- a CDS encoding DEAD/DEAH box helicase, translating into MAATDEDGSQPTIDHPLLEPNFLERRLYQLKLAGTAANHHTLVCLPTGLGKTTVSLLVTARRLDEVGGTSLMLAPTKPLVQQHADFYREALQVPDDEIVVFTGDVSPDDRAELWDDATVVMATPQVIENDLVGSRISLSDVTHCTFDECHRATGDYAYNYIAERYHADATDPLVTGMSASPGGDEEAILEVCENLGLQEVEVMTEEDADVAEFTHETDVEWKRIDLPEEVLDIRDALNEVIKDRLEKLKELGVASSIQPDQSQKDLNRMRAELQKLIDNDQSEGFEGMSVHAEVMKLRQAVTLVETQSVEALRRYFERQRNQARSSGASKASQRMVSDPRVREATRKAESFDEIHPKYRKTRMLLAETLGLEGGERVIVFTESRDTAEALTDFLSESFDAKRFVGQGDREGSDGMTQTQQQEVLDDFRAGEFEVLVSTSVAEEGLDVPEVDLVLFYEPVPTAIRSIQRKGRTGRQSEGRVVVLMAEDTRDEAYFWISQRREKEMESELRELKGMASDLEAELDAAQQSLAAFDTGAKVDGENGKSQSGGVISSGNKGVSDQPGLQEFGEENSESSTGGETAAEEDVETHEPHAEGDSVEVVADQREMDANIARELSRREGYEVRLETLDVGDYVLSDRVVVERKSVADFVDSLVGADRSVFEQVGAMGRHYARPIVIVEGDGLYEQRDVHPNAVRGALSSLAVDFGASVLRTEGEADTTDLLAVIAGREQEGGDREVSVHGEKQSKTLAEQQEYVVSSIAEIGPVTARSLLGEFGTVEAVMIATEAELMEAEGVGRVTAERIREVVGSEYEE